The Geotrypetes seraphini chromosome 8, aGeoSer1.1, whole genome shotgun sequence genome includes a region encoding these proteins:
- the LOC117366220 gene encoding histone H2A type 1-like — MSGRGKQGGKARAKSKTRSSRAGLQFPVGRVHRLLRKGNYAERVGAGAPVYLAAVLEYLTAEILELAGNAARDNKKTRIIPRHLQLAIRNDEELNKLLGKVTIAQGGVLPNIQAVLLPKKTESHKAAKGK, encoded by the coding sequence ATGTCAGGTCGTGGCAAACAGGGTGGAAAGGCTCGGGCCAAGTCTAAGACTCGCTCGTCCCGAGCAGGGCTGCAGTTTCCCGTAGGGCGTGTGCACAGGCTGCTGAGGAAGGGCAACTATGCTGAGCGGGTGGGTGCCGGCGCCCCGGTCTATCTGGCAGCGGTGCTGGAGTATCTGACCGCTGAGATCTTAGAGCTGGCCGGCAATGCCGCGCGCGATAACAAGAAGACTCGGATCATCCCCAGGCACTTGCAGCTGGCCATCCGCAACGATGAAGAACTGAATAAGCTGCTGGGGAAAGTCACCATCGCGCAGGGCGGCGTCCTGCCTAACATCCAGGCTGTGCTACTGCCCAAGAAAACCGAGAGCCACAAAGCGGCCAAAGGCAAATAA